The genomic stretch ATGACGGACAACGACGACCGGATCGCGCTCGATAACGCCGGTGAAGTAACGCTCCCTACTGTCGAAGTGCTGACTGGACGGGGATTCATCACCGGCAAATCGGGGTCCGGTAAGTCGAACTCTGCGTCCGTCGTCGCGGAGGAACTCCTTGACCGCGGCTTCCCCATTCTCGTCGTCGACACGGACGGGGAATACTGGGGTCTGAAAGAGGAGTATGAGGTTCTACACGTCGGCGCTGACGAGGAGTGCGACCTCCAGGTCGGCCCGGAACACGCGGGCAAACTCGCCGAGTTGGCGCTGGAGCAGAACGTCCCTATAATCCTCGACGTCTCGGGGTTCCTCGACGAGGACGAAGGCGATGCACTCGTTCGGGAGACGGCCCGCGAACTCTTTCAGCGCGAGAAGAAGCTCAAAAAGCCGTTCCTCATGCTCGTCGAGGAGATCCACGAGTACATCCCCGAGGGCGGCGGCCTCGACGAGACGGGGCGGATGCTTATTCGTGTCGCCAAGCGCGGCCGGAAGCGCGGCCTCGGGCTCGCGGGAATGTCGCAGCGCCCGGCTGACGTCAAGAAGGACTTCATCACGCAGTGCGATTGGCTCCTCTGGCACCGCCTCACCTGGGATAACGACACGAAGGTCGTCCGAAACGTCGTCTCTCGGGACGCAGCGGACGCCGTGCAGGACCTCGCCGACGGCGAGGGTTTCCTCATGGCCGACTTCCTCGAAACGGACCTCCAGCGCGTTCAGGTCCGTCGGAAGCGGACATTCGACGCCGGGTCGACGCCCGACCTTGACGACTTCGAGCGGCCGGACCTCAAGAGCGTTAGTGGCGACCTCGTCAGCGAACTTGAGGAGATCTCCGAGCAAGAGGAGCGCCGCCAGGATCGCATTGGGCAGCTGGAGACTCGGGTCGAGGAACTCCAAGATGAGAAGGCGGAACTGGAAGAAGAACTCGAGAACGCGCGGGACATGCGCGACATGGCGAGCCAATTCGCCGAAGCCATGCAGTCGAGCGGTGGCAACGGAGACGTCGCGTCCGAGAAGGTAGACGAGCTGATCGACGAGCGGAACGAACTCCGGTCGAAGCTACAGGACCGAGAACAGCGCGTCTCGGAGCTTGAGAAGCAGGTAACTGACCTCAAACGGGAACTTTCAGAGCGACCCAAGATCGGCGAGCGGGCCGTGGAAGCGGTTGAGGTGCTCGCCGAGGAGTTCGGCGTCGGAGGAGAGGACGCCGAGGCTCTGCGACGGAAGCTGAAGACTGCTCGCGAGCGGATAAATGAACTGGAGAACTCAGACCACACGGTCACGGCCCCGGACGAGTACGACGAGTTCGTCGACGACGAGTACGTCCAAGACGCGATCGATGACGCAAAGGAAAACAGCGACGCCTCACCGCGTTACGTGAAGGGTGTCGTCGCCGGTATCCTCCAGCGTGGCGGTCCGGCGTCTCGCGCCGAGATCGCCGACGACCTCGGGATTGAGACGACCGACCACATCCGGACCGCCATGAAAGCCCTCGAGGACCGCGACGTCGTCTCGCGCTCGGGTAGTGGGGACGACGAGACGGCCGACTTCGCTTTCGATAGTGTTGAGAAGGTCCACGAGCAGCAGGCTCGGCAGCGGCGGACGGAAGAGGTGATGGATAGCCTATGAGCAGCGACGATCACAACGCGGCTGTCGGTCGGGACGATCTCTCCGAGTGCTGGTGCTGTAGCGGCCTCCACGACACGTTCGGAACGCTCTGTCCGAACTGCGACGACGCAGGATGCAACCGGTTCACCGACGAGTGCGAGTCCGACCACAAGCCGGTCCTCGCCGACGGCGCTGGATCCGAATCTGTGATCCAGCGCCAGAACCAGTTCTGGGCCGGTGCCGCGTCCGGCAGCAGTCGGCAGATGCTCGCGAAGGCCCAGAAATGGATGGACGGCGCCCGCCCGTCGCGCATCATGGTCAACTACCAGACCAAGATGAGCGACCGCGACAGCCGCTGGCGGGACTACGACCTGTTCATCGACCCCGGAGCCTACTCGATGTTCGCGCCGATCGCGCAGGGGCTCGCCGAATACCCCGAGACGACGGAGACGTACCTGCACGACATCGGCCGCGTCCAGCCGGACCGCTACGCGTGGCGGGACTACGTGTGCGAGGACGACGTGCTGGAACACCACGGCTGGACCACTGAACAACAGCAGCAGCGGACGCTGGAAGCGCATATCGAGTGCGCCGACCTCCACGACGACCTCGGGATTAGCGCGGAGCCGGTCGCGGTGGTCCAGGGGTCGGAACCGGCGGACTACGTCGAGCACGCCGAACAACTCGCCGACCACGGGCTCGTCACCGAGCGCGTCGGGATCGGGACGATGTGCGGGCGGAACGACGTGGAGGTGTGCGAGGACATCGTCTCGGCGGTCCGCTCGGTGCTGCCGGAGACGGAACTCCACGCGTTCGGGCTCGACCGGCGCTGCTACCAGAGCGAGTACATCATCGACGAGATCTCGTCGACGGACTCGCTGGCGTACTGCTACCAGTACCGCCGTCCGGAAGGGTGGAAGCGGTGGGAGTTCGTGCTCCAGAAGTACCTTCTACACCGGTCCGACTGGGACCGGGCCGTCGGCGGCGCCGAGTACCAGTCGCGCGAGGAGGCATCGGCCGGACAGACCGACCTCGGGGGGTTCGCGTAATGGATAGATCCGACACAGCAGTCGGTCGCTGTCTCGACGACGGCGGTGTCCGGATTGAAGATCCAGACAACGAGGACGCCTGGATCGAGACAGACTACCGCGAAGGCTGGGAGAAGCGCAAGCTGATGACCGGCGACGGGAGCGCGTACAGTCAGATGACAGCACCGTACTTTCTCAAGTGCCGTTCCTGCCATACCCATCACCCCCCGATCCGCTGGGGCAAAGGCTCCGAGTATTGCCCGAACTGCGAGCAGCAGTTCGCCTACGCCGTCCCACGAGCGTGGGCGGGCATCTTCGACAATGAGTGGGAAGATATGGAGGGAGTCAGCATCAATGACGTCTGAAACAGCCGGTAAAGACGAAGGAGAAGCCTATCAGAAGGTGCTCGTGAATCGCAAGTTCGGCGGGTTCCGACTCTCGGACGCAGCTCTCGACCGTCTCGTGCGTGAGCACGGATTCACGACGACGGCCTACGATTCCGAGGGGGAGTACGAAGCTCCCGACGCCGACATCATCGACGATCACACCAAGTTCAGTCGACACTACGGCCTCACGGATCGTCGGTCGTACGATGCCCGCACCGACGACGCGATCATCCAGGTCGTCGAAGAACTTGGGAAGGAGGCGAGTGGCCGACGCTCAAAAATCGTCGTGGCAGAGGTTCCTGTCGACGTAGACTGGTACATCGACGACTACGACGGCGTCGAGACGATTCGAGAGAAGCATCGAACGTGGCCCGGCCGCGAGATCGCAGACGGGAGAGTGAATTCAGATGGATAGCGACCAACACGAGGGGGAAGATCCTCACGTGCCGACGAAGGACTGGTCGGGCTTCGTGAGTACGATGCTCGCGTTGGCAACGCTACTCGTTGTTGTCCTTGCTTACCTCGTGAGCATGGAAGTCGCCGGAGGCTTCGCAGCGCTGTTCTTGGTCGCCTGGGCACTGTACTTCGCACACCCGCGAATTGAGGTGACTGAGGCGTGACGGAGAGACGCAGCGGATCACTCGACACGCTCGCGGATGTCGGAATGACCCGTACCGAGTTCTTAGCCGTCGCTGTGTCGATCATCGGGA from Halobaculum sp. CBA1158 encodes the following:
- a CDS encoding DUF87 domain-containing protein gives rise to the protein MTDNDDRIALDNAGEVTLPTVEVLTGRGFITGKSGSGKSNSASVVAEELLDRGFPILVVDTDGEYWGLKEEYEVLHVGADEECDLQVGPEHAGKLAELALEQNVPIILDVSGFLDEDEGDALVRETARELFQREKKLKKPFLMLVEEIHEYIPEGGGLDETGRMLIRVAKRGRKRGLGLAGMSQRPADVKKDFITQCDWLLWHRLTWDNDTKVVRNVVSRDAADAVQDLADGEGFLMADFLETDLQRVQVRRKRTFDAGSTPDLDDFERPDLKSVSGDLVSELEEISEQEERRQDRIGQLETRVEELQDEKAELEEELENARDMRDMASQFAEAMQSSGGNGDVASEKVDELIDERNELRSKLQDREQRVSELEKQVTDLKRELSERPKIGERAVEAVEVLAEEFGVGGEDAEALRRKLKTARERINELENSDHTVTAPDEYDEFVDDEYVQDAIDDAKENSDASPRYVKGVVAGILQRGGPASRAEIADDLGIETTDHIRTAMKALEDRDVVSRSGSGDDETADFAFDSVEKVHEQQARQRRTEEVMDSL